The following are from one region of the Halarcobacter sp. genome:
- a CDS encoding acyloxyacyl hydrolase, which produces MKKILLILVMLTSYACSFDRVSLEYGYKDSTDIYGLSLVKDFDYKLFDIADLSLEVTTEYVDGKLDDLAIISTQPLAKIDITDNFYFEAGLGVAYFSKEHLDHKQFGMNFQFKESVGFGYKFNDSFDATLKYNHYSNANLDDDNSGLDFIGLKVAYRF; this is translated from the coding sequence ATGAAGAAGATACTTCTTATTTTAGTTATGCTAACTAGTTATGCATGTTCTTTTGATAGAGTGTCACTAGAATATGGATATAAAGATAGTACAGATATTTATGGTTTATCTTTGGTAAAAGATTTTGATTATAAGCTTTTTGATATCGCAGATCTGAGCTTAGAAGTTACAACAGAATATGTTGATGGTAAACTTGACGATTTAGCTATTATTAGTACACAGCCATTAGCAAAAATTGATATTACTGACAATTTTTATTTTGAAGCTGGATTAGGTGTTGCGTATTTTAGTAAAGAACATTTGGATCATAAACAATTTGGTATGAATTTTCAGTTTAAAGAAAGCGTAGGTTTTGGATATAAATTTAATGACAGTTTTGATGCAACATTAAAATATAATCATTACTCAAATGCAAATCTTGATGATGATAATTCAGGTTTAGATTTTATTGGACTAAAAGTAGCTTATAGATTTTAA
- a CDS encoding DUF523 domain-containing protein, producing MKILISSCLLGEDVRYDGGNSSIAYTNSFTFSEKEKFMDILCENEIYSFCPEVSGGLPTPRPPAEIISTKKPFIVKNENNDDVTINFLMGAKNTLDLCLSENIKVALLKSNSPSCGNEKIYDGTFSSNLVEGQGLTAKLLLENDILVFNESQINELYKFLTKSNKGK from the coding sequence ATGAAAATATTAATCTCTTCTTGTCTTCTTGGTGAAGATGTAAGGTATGATGGAGGAAACTCATCAATAGCATACACTAATTCTTTTACTTTTTCAGAAAAAGAAAAGTTTATGGATATACTTTGTGAAAATGAAATATACTCTTTTTGCCCTGAGGTTTCAGGGGGACTTCCAACGCCTAGACCTCCTGCTGAAATAATTTCTACAAAAAAACCATTCATAGTAAAAAATGAAAATAATGATGATGTAACAATTAATTTTCTTATGGGTGCTAAAAATACTTTAGATTTATGTTTAAGTGAGAATATTAAAGTTGCTTTATTGAAATCTAATTCACCATCGTGTGGAAATGAAAAAATATATGATGGTACATTCTCTAGTAATCTGGTAGAAGGTCAAGGTTTAACTGCAAAATTATTATTAGAAAACGATATTTTAGTATTTAATGAATCACAAATAAATGAACTTTATAAATTTTTAACTAAAAGTAACAAAGGCAAATAA
- a CDS encoding flagellin, translating to MDVNSIENSLVSLNNTPQKINKKADTSAVYNENEDSFSLYIKDYNRKRDELSSSLQAFNEGIAITKIAKRGLEKEQNSLKDIEISLSLNNEYNDKNNIKKAILEELQNFKDIAFETKYKREKLIAVDDFDENLRIEIFTKESYFSIEKPNTPIIASLVTQSINKSDLNNQTSLDGVIISVEKSIKELKNIEAQFDELHNNLVQSAKKSIQDQIDLTNQNKRKKSIDFTEEVNDFSKDKVKANSGYLVTSQANIVQDQSVNLLS from the coding sequence ATGGATGTAAATAGTATAGAAAACAGTCTGGTTTCATTAAACAATACACCTCAAAAGATTAATAAAAAAGCAGATACATCCGCTGTTTACAATGAAAATGAGGATTCTTTTTCACTTTATATAAAAGATTATAATAGAAAAAGAGATGAATTATCCTCTTCTTTACAAGCTTTTAATGAAGGAATAGCAATTACAAAAATCGCAAAAAGAGGTTTAGAAAAAGAACAAAACTCTTTAAAAGATATTGAAATTTCTTTATCACTAAATAATGAATATAATGACAAAAATAATATAAAAAAAGCTATTTTGGAAGAACTTCAAAACTTTAAAGATATTGCTTTTGAAACAAAATACAAAAGAGAAAAACTAATTGCAGTTGATGATTTTGATGAAAACTTAAGAATAGAAATTTTCACCAAAGAATCTTACTTTTCAATTGAAAAACCAAATACCCCAATTATCGCATCTTTGGTAACTCAAAGTATAAATAAAAGTGATTTAAATAATCAAACAAGTCTTGATGGAGTAATAATTTCTGTAGAAAAATCTATAAAAGAGTTAAAAAATATAGAAGCTCAATTTGATGAGTTACACAATAACTTAGTCCAAAGTGCTAAAAAATCTATTCAAGATCAAATAGATTTAACAAATCAAAATAAAAGAAAAAAAAGTATAGATTTTACAGAAGAAGTTAATGATTTTTCAAAAGATAAAGTTAAAGCCAACTCTGGATATTTGGTAACTTCTCAAGCAAATATAGTACAAGATCAAAGTGTTAATTTATTGTCTTAA
- a CDS encoding exopolyphosphatase, with the protein MDKITTIDLGSNSFRVLIYDCKNHKIIDEYNEVVGMADGLNTSGLISKEAQERVIKALRKSIEKLKYSPKDAICVTTAAMRMAKNNKEVLSYFKKEIGVEFKIIDGEEEARLTLLAVKYALKREKISSSNFVLLDIGGGSTEIIVNKDDSFYSKSFNFGIVTLTQKYLSKIDLLKQLDEYKIEINNFLASLNFDLNTYTFVATAGTPTTIAAVKLGQDFFHYDKDKVNGTIVNLDDLKDCLKIFENSDEDTITKLVGKGRVEFIEVGIYIYRAIFEVLQKNESIVLDDGLREGVAVNYCLQNSLRQ; encoded by the coding sequence ATGGATAAAATAACTACTATAGATTTAGGCTCTAACTCTTTTAGAGTTTTAATTTATGATTGTAAAAATCATAAAATAATTGATGAATACAATGAAGTTGTAGGTATGGCAGATGGACTTAATACAAGTGGCCTTATCTCTAAAGAAGCTCAAGAAAGAGTTATAAAAGCTTTAAGAAAATCAATAGAAAAATTAAAATACTCACCAAAAGATGCTATTTGTGTTACAACTGCAGCAATGCGAATGGCAAAAAATAATAAAGAAGTTTTATCATATTTTAAAAAAGAGATTGGTGTTGAGTTTAAAATAATAGATGGAGAAGAGGAAGCTAGATTAACACTTTTAGCTGTTAAATATGCTTTAAAAAGAGAAAAAATAAGTTCATCTAATTTTGTATTACTGGATATTGGTGGTGGTTCAACTGAGATTATTGTAAACAAAGATGATAGTTTTTATTCTAAAAGTTTTAATTTTGGAATTGTAACTTTAACTCAAAAATATCTTTCTAAAATTGATTTATTAAAACAATTAGATGAATATAAGATAGAAATAAATAATTTTCTTGCTTCATTAAATTTTGATTTAAATACTTATACTTTTGTAGCAACAGCTGGAACTCCAACAACTATTGCTGCTGTTAAATTAGGACAAGATTTTTTTCATTATGATAAAGATAAGGTAAATGGAACAATTGTAAATTTAGATGATTTAAAAGATTGTTTAAAAATCTTTGAAAATAGTGATGAAGATACTATAACAAAACTTGTTGGTAAAGGTAGAGTTGAATTTATTGAAGTTGGAATATATATTTATAGAGCTATTTTTGAGGTTTTACAAAAAAATGAATCTATTGTGTTAGATGATGGATTAAGAGAAGGTGTAGCTGTAAACTATTGTTTACAAAATAGTTTAAGACAATAA
- a CDS encoding CDP-alcohol phosphatidyltransferase family protein, translating into MFLFNKSSHFNLANLATFFNIAAGMMAIYYLTHDNFLASALFAWLAGGFDIVDGKIARKYNLSTEFGIQLDSFADFLSFVIVPSMFIFFAVIDGKELMLFTPLVAFAFIYYVISGLRRLIQFNINAQEGSVEKYFTGVPTPLGAILLWVVYLIWLTGIINENIVLISMIVIGYLLNSKLKIKHP; encoded by the coding sequence ATGTTTTTATTTAATAAAAGTAGTCACTTTAATTTAGCTAATTTGGCTACATTTTTTAATATTGCTGCTGGGATGATGGCAATATATTATTTAACACATGATAATTTTTTAGCAAGTGCATTATTTGCATGGCTAGCGGGTGGATTTGATATCGTTGATGGAAAAATAGCTAGAAAATATAATTTATCGACTGAATTTGGTATTCAGTTAGATTCTTTTGCAGACTTTTTATCATTTGTTATTGTTCCAAGTATGTTTATATTTTTTGCGGTAATTGATGGGAAAGAGTTAATGCTTTTTACACCTTTAGTTGCATTCGCATTTATTTATTATGTAATTTCTGGATTAAGAAGATTAATTCAGTTTAATATAAATGCCCAAGAGGGTTCAGTTGAAAAATATTTTACAGGTGTTCCAACTCCGCTTGGAGCTATTCTTCTATGGGTTGTTTATCTTATTTGGCTTACTGGTATTATAAATGAAAACATTGTTTTAATATCTATGATTGTAATAGGGTATTTATTAAATTCAAAATTAAAAATAAAGCATCCATAA
- the trxC gene encoding thioredoxin TrxC, producing the protein MSKINVVCPHCLKINSIPKKDTYKVANCGSCKNSLLDTTPIELDNSSFDHVIVNSDIPVIVDFWAPWCGPCKMMAPIFNEVSQKYPLKALFVKVNTEEQQELGAKYGIRSIPTLIVYKESKEVKRVSGALDPLKLSELVNSNL; encoded by the coding sequence ATGTCAAAAATAAATGTAGTATGTCCACATTGCTTAAAAATAAACTCTATCCCTAAAAAAGATACTTATAAAGTTGCAAATTGTGGTAGCTGTAAAAATTCTTTGTTAGATACAACACCTATTGAACTTGATAATTCATCTTTTGATCATGTTATCGTAAATTCAGATATACCAGTTATTGTTGATTTTTGGGCACCTTGGTGTGGTCCTTGTAAAATGATGGCACCAATATTTAATGAAGTATCACAAAAATACCCTCTAAAAGCATTATTTGTAAAAGTAAATACAGAAGAGCAACAAGAATTAGGGGCTAAATATGGTATTCGTTCAATACCTACATTAATAGTTTATAAAGAAAGTAAAGAGGTAAAAAGAGTTAGTGGGGCACTTGACCCACTAAAACTATCTGAATTAGTTAATTCAAATTTATAA
- a CDS encoding SulP family inorganic anion transporter has product MLNIKNTFIGKSIKSDVLSGIVVAVALVPEAIAFSIIAGVSPLVGLYTAFILGLITALIGGKAGMISGATGAIAVVLVGLGVDVKESLSPEMLAQLTQNGELANYILQYILLATILAGIIQITIGAFRLGKLIRLVPQPAMYGFVNGLAIVIAMAQFPLFKGENWVMYVLVLATMIIVKFFPKISTAIPSGLVAIVVISSVVIGFDLDTKRVGDLADISGSLPSFAIPTLHLNLESILIVLPYAVLVSLVGLIESLLTLSVLDEMGGKRGSGNQECIAQGTGNIVCGFFGGMAGCAMIGQSIINFSNGGWGRLSGVTAAVLLISFVVSLSSYIALIPVAVLVGIMFMVSIGTFEWESGNRIRYMPNSDKFVLVAVTVITIFADLAIAVITGIIISALVFAWKHSKVRARTKRENENTKVYQFDGPLFFGSTTSFFELFDIKHDPENIVLDFRDARVMDISGVEAIDTITKKYADAGKKLVIRYLSEDCKKILKDAGPFCTYEEDDPRYKVAIDY; this is encoded by the coding sequence TTGTTAAATATTAAAAATACATTTATTGGAAAATCCATAAAAAGTGATGTACTTTCAGGAATAGTTGTAGCAGTTGCACTTGTGCCTGAAGCTATTGCTTTTTCTATTATTGCAGGAGTTTCACCACTTGTTGGATTATATACAGCATTTATTTTAGGTTTAATAACTGCTTTAATTGGTGGTAAAGCAGGAATGATTAGTGGTGCAACAGGAGCAATTGCTGTTGTTTTAGTTGGACTAGGAGTAGATGTAAAAGAGTCTTTAAGTCCTGAAATGTTAGCACAACTAACACAAAATGGTGAACTTGCAAATTATATATTACAATATATTTTATTAGCCACAATTCTTGCAGGTATTATTCAAATCACTATTGGTGCATTTAGACTAGGAAAACTAATCAGACTTGTACCACAACCAGCAATGTATGGATTTGTAAATGGTCTTGCAATAGTTATTGCTATGGCTCAATTTCCACTTTTTAAAGGGGAAAATTGGGTTATGTATGTTTTAGTATTAGCAACTATGATTATAGTTAAATTTTTCCCTAAAATATCAACTGCAATTCCATCTGGATTAGTTGCTATTGTAGTAATTTCATCTGTAGTAATAGGATTTGATTTAGATACAAAAAGAGTTGGTGATTTAGCTGATATTTCAGGAAGTCTTCCAAGTTTTGCAATTCCAACACTACACTTAAATTTAGAATCAATTTTAATAGTATTACCATATGCAGTATTAGTTTCACTTGTTGGACTTATTGAATCTTTATTAACCCTATCAGTTTTAGATGAAATGGGTGGTAAAAGAGGTAGTGGAAACCAAGAGTGTATAGCACAAGGAACAGGAAATATCGTTTGTGGTTTCTTTGGTGGTATGGCTGGATGTGCTATGATTGGTCAATCTATAATTAACTTCTCAAATGGTGGTTGGGGAAGATTGTCTGGTGTTACAGCAGCAGTTTTATTAATCTCATTTGTTGTATCTTTATCTTCATATATTGCACTTATTCCTGTAGCTGTTTTAGTTGGTATTATGTTTATGGTTTCAATTGGTACTTTTGAATGGGAAAGTGGAAACAGAATAAGATATATGCCAAACTCTGATAAATTTGTATTAGTTGCAGTTACAGTTATTACTATTTTTGCAGACTTAGCTATTGCAGTTATTACAGGTATTATTATATCCGCTTTAGTATTTGCGTGGAAACACTCAAAAGTTAGAGCTAGAACAAAAAGAGAAAATGAAAACACAAAAGTTTATCAATTTGATGGACCCCTATTTTTTGGTTCAACCACATCATTTTTTGAACTGTTTGATATAAAACATGACCCAGAAAATATAGTATTAGACTTTAGAGATGCAAGAGTTATGGATATTTCAGGGGTAGAAGCTATTGATACAATAACAAAAAAATATGCAGATGCAGGTAAGAAATTGGTTATTAGATACTTAAGTGAAGATTGTAAAAAAATACTTAAGGATGCAGGTCCATTTTGTACATATGAAGAGGATGACCCTCGATATAAAGTAGCTATTGACTATTAA
- a CDS encoding putative metalloprotease CJM1_0395 family protein, producing the protein MEALNTTQSASSIYMQLAQKRAELASVDKKELEKSTQDSYDKTASSSKYDEKDYERVIEKFKNLDSETKAHEQLHASRAATTTPINYNYQVGPDGKLYATGGSVRFDTSIPDDEASANLKLQQLQDAASGPSELSSADAQIARTANLNRLLLQSQEQGVENDS; encoded by the coding sequence ATGGAAGCTTTAAATACAACTCAATCAGCATCATCAATATATATGCAACTTGCTCAAAAAAGAGCAGAATTAGCAAGTGTTGATAAAAAAGAGCTTGAAAAATCAACTCAAGATTCTTATGATAAAACAGCTTCTTCATCTAAATATGATGAAAAAGACTATGAAAGAGTTATTGAAAAATTTAAAAACTTAGATTCTGAAACAAAAGCTCATGAACAGTTGCATGCCTCAAGGGCTGCAACTACTACCCCAATTAATTATAATTATCAAGTGGGTCCGGATGGAAAACTTTATGCTACAGGAGGTTCAGTTAGATTTGATACCTCTATACCTGATGATGAAGCTAGTGCAAATTTAAAATTACAACAGCTTCAAGATGCTGCAAGTGGTCCAAGTGAGTTAAGTAGTGCTGATGCTCAAATAGCAAGAACAGCAAACCTAAATAGACTTCTTTTACAAAGTCAAGAACAAGGAGTTGAAAATGACAGTTAA
- a CDS encoding GGDEF domain-containing protein — MKKEFYKSLSFKLGVLTVIILLSLFTSAFMFNSQIDKLKKRIDYIYFGNYIPVLKLHTLDDLFSDLIVCMKTHKKCNRTPYFKNIKKEWDYYNNSYKADEERKVVDKINKDILSSLTFKTKLSTYNLMIEKINFLKEHEKKVAYKKRREFLEEYTSMKDYLFYNMIILVFISFLFIAFIIYSIIKKDNQLKILTKKYKLESITDGMTKLYNRKYFDKIFDNMPFISNANNWKSAFVILDIDFFKQYNDTYGHDMGDLTLKSVASTLKNYFNREYEYVFRLGGEEFGVILFDIDEDILKDCLADVNKNIESLNIEHKNSKISNVVTISIGAVIYEANSYISCNKLYKMADESLYRSKENGRNQYRIYNEEVK; from the coding sequence ATGAAAAAAGAGTTCTACAAAAGTTTAAGTTTTAAATTAGGTGTATTAACTGTTATAATCCTTTTATCTTTATTTACATCAGCTTTTATGTTTAATTCCCAAATTGATAAACTAAAAAAAAGAATTGATTATATATATTTTGGTAATTATATTCCAGTTTTAAAGCTACATACCTTAGATGATTTATTTAGTGATTTAATTGTTTGTATGAAAACCCATAAAAAATGTAATAGAACCCCTTATTTCAAAAATATTAAAAAAGAATGGGATTATTATAATAATTCATATAAAGCAGATGAAGAAAGAAAAGTAGTAGATAAAATTAATAAAGATATTTTAAGTTCACTAACTTTTAAAACTAAGCTTTCCACATATAATTTAATGATAGAAAAAATCAATTTTTTAAAAGAGCATGAAAAAAAAGTAGCATACAAAAAAAGAAGAGAGTTTTTAGAAGAATACACATCTATGAAAGACTATCTTTTCTATAATATGATTATTCTTGTATTTATATCTTTTTTATTTATTGCTTTTATTATCTACTCAATTATAAAAAAAGATAATCAACTTAAAATTCTTACAAAAAAATATAAATTAGAATCAATAACAGATGGTATGACAAAACTATACAATAGAAAGTATTTTGATAAAATATTTGATAATATGCCATTTATTTCCAATGCAAACAATTGGAAAAGTGCTTTTGTGATTTTGGATATTGACTTTTTTAAACAATACAATGATACTTATGGCCATGATATGGGAGACTTGACTCTAAAAAGTGTTGCTAGTACACTTAAAAACTATTTTAATAGAGAGTATGAATATGTTTTTAGGTTAGGTGGAGAAGAGTTTGGTGTAATACTATTTGATATTGATGAAGATATTTTAAAAGATTGCTTGGCAGATGTAAATAAAAATATAGAATCATTAAATATTGAGCATAAAAATAGTAAAATCTCAAATGTAGTTACTATCTCTATTGGAGCAGTAATATATGAAGCAAATTCTTACATCTCATGTAATAAGCTGTATAAAATGGCAGATGAGTCTCTTTACAGATCAAAAGAGAATGGAAGAAATCAATATAGAATTTATAATGAAGAGGTAAAATAG
- a CDS encoding ATP-binding protein, with product MVELSKKISKLVGKTNAEYELIKEGDRVLVGFSGGKDSTTLIHALNHLKRVAPFNFEFKAVTVTYGMGEQVEFLAKHCEEHGIEHEIVDTEIFELAGEKIRKNSSFCSFFSRMRRGYLYSTAQEQGYNKLALGHHLDDAMESFFMNFLYNGALRSMPPIYKAENGLEVIRPLIFCRERQLRAFAQTNEISVIGDEACPAMRFDIKMPYAREKTKELLAKMEEDNPQMFISMKAAFNNVQTSTFFTKEFLDRD from the coding sequence TTGGTAGAATTAAGTAAAAAAATATCTAAATTAGTTGGTAAAACAAATGCTGAATATGAATTAATAAAAGAGGGGGATAGAGTTTTAGTAGGATTTTCTGGTGGTAAAGATTCTACAACTCTAATCCATGCTCTAAATCACTTAAAAAGAGTTGCTCCATTTAATTTTGAATTTAAAGCTGTAACAGTAACTTATGGGATGGGTGAGCAAGTTGAATTTCTTGCAAAACATTGTGAAGAACATGGAATTGAACATGAGATAGTAGATACTGAAATATTTGAATTAGCAGGAGAAAAGATTAGAAAAAATTCATCTTTTTGTTCTTTCTTTTCAAGAATGAGAAGAGGGTACCTTTATTCAACAGCACAAGAGCAAGGTTACAACAAACTAGCATTAGGTCATCATTTAGATGATGCAATGGAGTCTTTTTTCATGAATTTTCTTTACAATGGAGCACTAAGATCAATGCCTCCAATATATAAAGCTGAAAATGGCTTAGAAGTAATTAGACCATTGATTTTCTGCAGAGAGAGACAACTACGAGCTTTTGCCCAAACTAACGAGATTTCAGTTATTGGTGATGAAGCATGTCCTGCAATGAGATTTGATATTAAAATGCCATATGCAAGAGAAAAAACAAAAGAGTTATTAGCTAAAATGGAAGAAGATAATCCTCAAATGTTTATTTCAATGAAAGCGGCATTTAATAATGTTCAAACATCTACTTTTTTTACAAAAGAATTTTTAGATAGAGATTAG